A stretch of the Planktothricoides raciborskii GIHE-MW2 genome encodes the following:
- a CDS encoding AAA family ATPase has translation MRPIELSLSGFTSFRDEQHLDFSQLDLFAITGPTGAGKSSLLDAITYALYGKTARTGSQIQEMVSQGSSLLKVQFRFEMSQGEYRVTRLWRDRGKTTVTSVLLEKYQGKKWETLETKERLTNQAIEEILGMDFDTFTRVILLPQGQFDEFLKGNTTKRREILRQLAGFEIFELMRKEANNLAGLLKKELEAVERQINELDAPPDWELEQKVSQLLTLENDLPRLNEAVWQAQKKLDEQQQLFERLERLLKLHQDLADLNVNTGEIERLEQRLVRSQTAASLQGDWTLVQRVRQQARQAEAQAIAAGKKLQKIQAQFKKEKERLDRVKAEEAEMLPQFKTRSEALATVQVYEQQQKQIAQELVRVQKILLTKTTELSVAQKEWQEIQAQNIAASQQVKKITAELEQYPPMSDRLETLRQIAPLLMEWQLIQQQVKKQEKQQLALQEQLEISRFTVKEAQFNYQFAQKEMEAARGALMEAEAINAEATRMNQAAVLRESLVSGTICPVCGEVYHGDHPLPDLEIVEWVDVSPLRDRLQTHERQFHQAERQLTQAETTLEQQTQQMIACEQELSVVQNRLATKYAGISTYLIPENPEEMSRNFEQTVQQLQQEYQELQVTDQRSKQVQQKHQAAVANLNQIRQALEFKAKTLKQAQQEEQRSRSEVDRQLKARQHLRATLEEITGGLSYEQLRQNLNREQQQLQMQVEQAEQTYQKIQGAAIAAETEDRQAKEIEQRAIVQEQQLNTDWLEKLKKANFSEAEFLAAQTSVTEQAAWQKQIREYRETKVKLETRFKDLRAEVGDRTTDEEVLKNCQVSLTHAQEQLKQANDRRTELTAWIQVTQGKIEQLNVLESQQKLLNEQGKTYHTLAQNLKSNEFQAYILEHLEAELLARATVLLQELSDARYKLTIDNGEYWVEDNWNGGEMRKVRTLSGGETFAASLSMALALSERLSQGADLGSLFLDEGFGTLDGETLEAVTQILETLRQRSRMIGVITHVRDLAERLPTQVRVSKSPNGSRIQVEMS, from the coding sequence ATGCGACCTATTGAATTATCTTTATCGGGTTTTACCAGTTTTCGGGATGAACAACATTTAGATTTTTCCCAGCTAGATTTGTTTGCGATTACCGGCCCAACAGGGGCGGGGAAATCTTCGTTACTGGATGCGATTACTTATGCACTTTATGGGAAAACGGCTCGCACTGGCAGTCAAATTCAAGAAATGGTGAGTCAAGGTTCATCTTTGTTGAAAGTGCAATTTAGGTTTGAGATGTCCCAAGGTGAATATCGGGTGACTAGACTGTGGCGCGATCGCGGTAAAACTACGGTGACTTCGGTACTCCTAGAAAAGTACCAAGGTAAAAAATGGGAAACCTTGGAAACGAAAGAACGTTTGACGAATCAAGCGATCGAGGAAATCTTAGGGATGGATTTTGATACATTTACGCGAGTGATTCTTTTGCCCCAAGGTCAATTTGATGAATTCCTGAAAGGGAATACGACCAAACGCCGAGAAATTCTCCGGCAATTGGCAGGATTTGAGATTTTTGAACTGATGCGGAAAGAAGCGAATAATTTGGCCGGGTTGTTAAAGAAAGAACTAGAAGCGGTTGAACGGCAAATTAATGAATTAGACGCTCCTCCAGACTGGGAACTTGAACAAAAAGTGAGTCAATTACTTACCCTAGAAAATGATTTACCCAGGCTGAATGAGGCGGTTTGGCAAGCACAAAAGAAATTAGATGAACAACAGCAGCTATTTGAACGGTTGGAACGGTTGCTGAAACTGCATCAAGATTTGGCAGACTTGAATGTAAATACGGGTGAAATCGAGCGGTTAGAACAACGTTTAGTGCGATCGCAAACTGCGGCATCCTTACAAGGGGATTGGACGTTGGTGCAAAGGGTTCGACAGCAAGCAAGACAAGCGGAAGCCCAGGCGATCGCTGCTGGGAAAAAATTACAAAAAATTCAAGCTCAGTTCAAAAAGGAAAAAGAAAGACTGGATCGGGTGAAAGCCGAAGAAGCGGAAATGCTGCCTCAATTTAAAACCAGAAGCGAAGCGTTAGCTACAGTTCAAGTTTACGAACAACAACAAAAACAAATTGCTCAAGAACTGGTCAGAGTTCAGAAAATTCTCTTGACGAAAACCACGGAACTCTCCGTTGCCCAAAAAGAATGGCAAGAGATCCAAGCACAAAACATCGCGGCCTCGCAACAGGTGAAAAAAATTACTGCTGAGTTAGAGCAATATCCTCCAATGAGCGATCGCTTAGAAACCTTGAGACAAATTGCGCCGTTACTGATGGAATGGCAGTTAATTCAGCAGCAGGTAAAAAAACAAGAAAAACAGCAACTAGCTCTCCAGGAACAATTAGAAATTTCCCGCTTTACGGTCAAGGAAGCCCAGTTTAATTATCAATTTGCCCAGAAGGAAATGGAAGCGGCTCGTGGGGCGTTAATGGAAGCGGAAGCCATTAATGCGGAAGCCACTCGCATGAACCAAGCGGCAGTATTGCGTGAATCCCTGGTATCTGGGACAATTTGCCCGGTTTGTGGGGAAGTTTATCATGGCGATCACCCGTTGCCGGATTTGGAAATTGTGGAGTGGGTTGATGTGTCACCTTTGCGCGATCGCCTCCAGACCCATGAACGACAATTTCACCAAGCGGAACGTCAACTAACTCAAGCAGAAACTACCCTGGAACAACAAACTCAGCAAATGATTGCTTGTGAGCAAGAATTGTCCGTGGTGCAAAATCGATTAGCCACGAAATATGCGGGGATTAGCACATATTTAATCCCTGAAAATCCTGAAGAGATGTCCCGCAACTTTGAGCAAACGGTGCAGCAGTTACAACAAGAATATCAAGAATTACAAGTGACGGATCAACGGTCAAAACAAGTGCAGCAAAAGCATCAAGCGGCTGTGGCTAATTTAAACCAGATTCGTCAAGCTTTAGAATTTAAGGCAAAAACCCTTAAACAAGCACAACAAGAAGAACAAAGGTCTCGTAGCGAAGTCGATCGCCAGCTAAAAGCGCGTCAACATTTAAGGGCGACCCTGGAAGAAATTACCGGGGGACTTTCTTATGAACAACTGCGGCAAAATTTAAATCGGGAACAGCAGCAGTTACAAATGCAGGTTGAGCAAGCGGAACAGACTTATCAAAAAATTCAGGGGGCGGCGATCGCTGCGGAAACCGAAGATCGCCAAGCTAAGGAGATCGAGCAAAGGGCGATCGTTCAAGAACAACAATTAAATACTGACTGGTTAGAGAAGCTCAAAAAAGCCAATTTTAGCGAAGCTGAGTTTCTGGCCGCGCAAACTTCTGTCACCGAACAAGCGGCATGGCAAAAGCAAATTAGAGAGTATCGGGAGACCAAAGTCAAGTTAGAAACTCGGTTCAAAGATTTAAGGGCAGAAGTTGGCGATCGCACCACTGATGAGGAAGTTTTAAAGAATTGCCAGGTATCCCTAACCCATGCCCAAGAACAACTGAAACAAGCCAATGATCGCCGCACGGAATTAACGGCGTGGATTCAAGTGACCCAAGGCAAAATTGAGCAATTAAATGTTTTAGAAAGCCAGCAAAAATTGCTGAACGAACAAGGGAAAACTTATCATACTTTAGCCCAAAATCTGAAAAGTAATGAGTTTCAAGCTTATATTTTAGAACATTTAGAAGCGGAACTATTAGCCCGGGCAACGGTGCTTTTACAAGAATTGTCTGATGCTCGATATAAGTTAACTATTGACAATGGCGAATATTGGGTGGAAGATAATTGGAATGGTGGGGAAATGCGGAAAGTTAGAACTCTTTCTGGGGGAGAGACTTTTGCGGCTTCTTTGTCGATGGCTTTGGCTTTGTCAGAACGTCTTTCCCAGGGGGCAGATTTAGGCAGTTTATTCTTAGATGAAGGTTTCGGAACTTTAGACGGAGAAACCCTAGAAGCTGTGACTCAAATTCTGGAAACTTTGCGCCAGCGATCGCGGATGATTGGGGTGATTACTCATGTGCGGGATTTAGCGGAAAGATTACCGACTCAAGTGCGAGTTTCTAAATCTCCAAACGGTTCTCGGATTCAGGTAGAAATGTCATAA
- a CDS encoding exonuclease SbcCD subunit D, which produces MRLIHTADWHLGRRLKGVDRTPEIAAALEQLLHHAKSLEVDAVLIAGDIFDVPNPTAAAERVAYEFFCGLEKANIPAVAIAGNHDSAYRIDSIANLLSLAGVRALGKPRRGDEGGATILNTANGKLCVGAMPFASERRLLDAATLWKNDDGEYQRIYREIVSYLLQDLSQFFREDSLNILMAHLTIDGARLAYSEAPYYTRSTYALAADILPATAQYIALGHIHAYQSIPNPIPTYYPGSLIQLDFGEAQQEKGFCLVTVEPGKLAEVEFHPLICQRPLKVIRCQGENLEDTLAEHQYYSGFLKVIVELESPRLGLADEVRQICPQTLQIEAVYPESFTRIQRPVTSDTDPFDPVEEFYHFYQERLERNPSDLVVEAFETLYKTMKEKNISKTSSH; this is translated from the coding sequence ATGCGTTTGATTCATACCGCTGACTGGCATCTCGGACGCCGTCTCAAAGGAGTAGATCGCACTCCAGAAATTGCGGCAGCCTTAGAACAACTCCTGCACCATGCAAAAAGTTTAGAAGTGGATGCAGTGTTGATTGCGGGAGATATTTTTGATGTTCCTAACCCAACAGCGGCGGCAGAACGAGTGGCTTATGAGTTTTTCTGTGGCCTGGAAAAAGCGAATATTCCGGCGGTGGCGATCGCGGGCAACCATGATTCGGCCTATCGGATTGACAGCATTGCCAACCTGTTATCATTGGCGGGGGTTCGCGCCTTGGGCAAACCGCGCCGGGGAGACGAGGGTGGGGCGACAATCTTGAATACAGCCAATGGCAAACTCTGTGTTGGCGCGATGCCGTTTGCTTCCGAACGTCGTCTGTTAGATGCGGCGACTTTGTGGAAAAATGATGATGGCGAATATCAGCGAATTTATCGGGAAATTGTCAGCTATCTTTTACAAGATTTAAGTCAATTTTTCCGAGAAGATTCTTTGAATATTCTGATGGCACATTTAACCATTGATGGAGCGCGATTGGCTTATTCAGAGGCACCTTATTATACTCGTTCTACTTATGCCTTAGCTGCGGATATTTTACCCGCCACGGCACAATATATTGCCTTGGGACATATTCACGCTTATCAGTCAATTCCTAATCCAATTCCTACTTATTATCCAGGGTCGTTAATTCAACTAGATTTTGGGGAAGCCCAACAGGAAAAAGGTTTTTGTTTGGTGACAGTGGAACCGGGCAAACTCGCCGAAGTAGAATTCCATCCTTTAATCTGTCAACGTCCGTTGAAAGTAATTCGCTGTCAGGGAGAAAATCTTGAAGATACTTTAGCGGAACATCAGTATTATTCAGGATTTTTAAAGGTGATTGTAGAGTTAGAAAGTCCCCGGTTGGGATTGGCTGATGAAGTGAGACAAATCTGCCCGCAAACGTTACAAATTGAAGCGGTTTATCCAGAAAGCTTTACGAGAATTCAGCGCCCGGTAACTTCAGATACGGATCCGTTCGATCCCGTTGAAGAGTTTTATCATTTTTATCAAGAAAGGCTAGAACGAAATCCGTCGGATCTGGTGGTTGAAGCTTTTGAGACGCTGTATAAAACCATGAAAGAAAAAAATATCTCGAAAACCTCAAGTCATTAG
- a CDS encoding GAF domain-containing protein — protein sequence MVLDLLSAIKASQALSGEIYLNQLLAKLMQICQENAGAQKCTIILPQENDWAIATLSVLDSPTEQTNLPQLNWITLGETQEIPATVIRYVQRTEETLILENASLDPTFAADPYIMEQKPKSILCMPFRNLSEIVGLLY from the coding sequence GTGGTGTTGGATTTGTTATCGGCAATCAAAGCCTCTCAAGCATTATCTGGGGAAATTTATCTGAATCAGTTGTTAGCCAAGTTAATGCAAATTTGTCAGGAAAATGCCGGTGCCCAGAAATGCACGATTATTTTGCCTCAAGAAAATGATTGGGCGATCGCCACTTTAAGCGTTTTGGATTCGCCCACGGAGCAGACAAATCTACCGCAATTAAACTGGATTACTTTAGGGGAAACTCAGGAAATCCCCGCGACGGTAATTCGCTATGTGCAAAGAACCGAAGAAACCTTGATTTTAGAGAATGCCAGCCTCGATCCGACTTTTGCGGCTGACCCATATATTATGGAGCAAAAACCTAAAAGTATTTTATGCATGCCATTCCGAAATCTAAGTGAAATCGTCGGGTTACTTTATTAG